DNA from Tursiops truncatus isolate mTurTru1 chromosome 8, mTurTru1.mat.Y, whole genome shotgun sequence:
AGTATGTATTTAATACTGAATTAATACCAGGGACAATTTTGCATTTAACAGCATAGGAATAACTGTGGTTGTCTCATGAAGCCTCTTGGTTTACAAAAGAGAACTTGCATGATTATGAATTTAAATGAGAACTTCCCCACCTGTCTGCTCAATGTTCCTACCTGCCAGCCCTTTTCCTGATGTCTAAGGGGAATAATAAAGcttaggatttatttttctcaaagcaACCCAtttgatataattttcttttaactgtAACCAAAGCTCAGTTTTTGGCTTTATAATTACTATTTCCACAGTTCTCACCTCACACTCTCCTTCCATCACTGTCCACTGCTCTCAACCACCAGGAATAGAACCTCTTTTGAGTAGAAgaaatccattttttccttttatctcacTACTTCTAACACAGTGCCTAGCAAACAGAAgtagctcaataaatacttgttgataaaaatgaggaaaactaaGCATATTGTGTAAAGTACCTGTCTTTGCAtaaggaacagaacagagacaAAACACTCAGCAGGATGGCAGCTCTCAGTCTCTTTTCTAGTTGTTCTCCCCAGCCTAAGAGAGCAGCTGTGAACCCTAAGATTCCAACTGTAAAAGGAGTGAAGTAGCTCTGCAAAGGAGGCTTTTGTAGCACATGTTTTAAGAGATCCAGGAGTCAGCACGATAGGGTTCCATTTAGGAACAGTGCTTATTTTCCCTGGGGAGCAAAGTACACATGACAAGGTTCTTGTACACGGGTAAGCTTGGGGTGAATCAATAACATTCTTATAACCTTCTAAAACACAATGTGTACTTGCTGCCTTCAGTCTAAGCTTGCTTCTAACAATCCTAGCCAAACAGAGCTTTTACCACTTCTTTAGCGCCTCCAGAACATACTAAAACCAGCTTTGCTAAAAATTAACTTACTTGTGGGGAAAAAAGCACCCTTCCCCTGACCTTCCCCCAGCCATAAGACATTCAAAATCTATACTTTTTTCAACTTACTAAGTATCAAATACTGTCCATTTGATATAAATGTCTACTTGATTTCACACACCATCTTTGGCCTATCTTAGACCCATAAAAAAGTCCTGTTTAACTAAAGAGACCAGAGAACAAATTGTTGAGGCCAATGACTTCTACCTTGACAAAGCAGTGACCACTGGATGAGGCCTATGTCTTGTCTATGACCTACAAGCTGCATTGCTTAAGAAATTATGGAATCTCATTTCTCAGACCAAATGTTCCTGTGGTCAAGGACCCTGTTCTACCCATTTCCCAAAGTGAATCAGCAGCACTGTTACCAACCCACAGATAAGGAAATTAGGggaaaagaagtttttaaaatgaataattgagAACAACTAAGGGAGCCTTGTTTTCTTGCTATCTAGTactaaaaaaacagtaaaaagtaGTAAGTCTGATTCAAAGTAATatgaaaaactcaggaaaacaaTGGTTTGTAACTAAATATTCTAAACCTTTTTTCTCATCCAGAAATAATTATGACTtgtttgaaatttaaagaaaaatcttcatgTATTTAAGTTAATCAACAGCCACATGTACATGACTTCAGTTTGGCTGAGAAGACATGGGAAAATGACTAACTTATGTCAAGTGAAAGAAATGGCATATATCAACCTCTTCTGTTGCTTCATATCAAAGCCAGGGTCCAATCAGAGCACTTTCCTTCCCTAGCCTGTTTTTTTATCCTCTTTCCAGGTCCTTACATGTAGCCATTAAAAGATGCCAACAGGAAGAACCAGCTTACTGAAGTAGAACAGTGCTGAAAATAATCCAGGCAAGATATTAGTAAGTTTTAAATAGAGATTTTGGGACACTCTTGAGATTTGACCTCAAGAACTCAGAACTGAACTGTATATGAAATTATTGTTTCAAAGGACATTACTGTATCGTATTTCTTGACATATCATATAGAGACCAACAAATCCAACTTAGAGCATGTGGCTGGGTCTGTATCTGCTTCGTAACTGGTTTGTCCAACACCTTTACCTCCCCCCACCAAACAAGGAGATCCACCAATAAAATTTACTTCTCAAGCCTGGAGTCAAGCTACTtctgaaaggaaggaagacagaaaacaacTGGAATGCAGCTGAAATTAAACGTTAAAGCTATCTTTTATACCGTGCCTCTCACTGCCCTATGGGGGAGGAGACTGCATTTCTCCAGGGGCAGTTTGAGAGAATCTCAAAGGAACAGGTACCAACATCATCCTCATGAATACTATAGCAAACctaattctgatttttaattttggttagtCTTCGAAGAGACTGACATCCAACTTTGGCTTCCTGGGGGAGCAAGTTCCACAGGTTGATTCATCACTCTATTAAACctcatttttatttactcttaaaTCAAAGCTTTTAAAATCAAGCCTGGAGGCTTAAGTTAACATAAAGCAGAACGGTCAGAAATCTTGGAAGTCTGTGCTAGAGGGAAAATTTTAGATCTGACAGAGGGGTGTTTAGGCCTATAAAATCCTCATGGACTGACACAGCCTGGAACCACTGCAAGTTTGGTGCAAGTGATTCCTCAGCTGGTACAGGAAAATACCAACGTTCCCGATGACCGCTCACCTGATTGAACTCCTCGTCAGCATATATATCAATCAAGTCCACTCCTTCTGACATGGCTCCGGAAGGAAGATCTCGAGCCCGGAAAATGGACAAGGTAAGAAAGATGCCACTGCAGTATCCAGAAAGAAACAGAGTTAGAGGCGTAAGGGTCCCAGGGTGGGATGAGGGCACTGGTTGCCAACCTCCCGTCTCCAGAGACGCAGCATCCCGGCAGCCCGAGCTCTGCCCCACCcgctccgccccgcccccggcctcgCGCCGCCCCTCGCTCTCCCAGGCCACCGGGGCTCGCGGGGCTCGCTGCCCATCACCCTCGGGCCCGACCGGAGCTGCGCCGCAGCTGCCTGGGCGCGACGAGGAAGTGCAGGCCTCTGCTCCTAGGGGCCCTCGGATGGCGCTGCGAAGAACGATCGCGGCGAAGCCCGCAGCTACAGTCCGCCGCACCTGCCGAGGCCCCAAGCGGCCCCGGCTAGAGTCCCTGCGGGTCTCGGATCTCCAACCACCTCCGCTCCCCACCCAGGCCTAGTCCTCGCCCCCAGCTAGGCCCGCCGCGCTCCCTCCCCACAGACCCGGCCCGACGCCCTCGGCCCCCTCCCTCAAAGGCCCGCGCCTCCCGCCGCCCGCCAACTCCGGGTACCCCGAACTCAACCGACCCCCTCCCCGCCTCAGCGCCGTCCCCGAGCCCTCTTCCGGCCCAGCCGGCCCCCGGCCGCGCGCCCCCGTTACCGGGAatatggcggcggcggcggcgagtcCGGACTAGGCCCGAAGCGCGCGAACCGCTCTCTGCCCCAGGTCCCCCGCCGCCGGCGTCACACGCACAGCCACTTCCGCCATACGCGAGGACGCATCTTCCGGCTCAGGTCCTCAGAGCTGCTGTCTGCGGGACTGGTGCCCGGAAGTTCCCGGAAGTGGCCGGGTCTCTGGCTTCTGATGTGGGTCGGGTAAAATGGCGGTGGCTGCTGTGTTCCCTGCCCTTCCGCGGGTGAGGAGAGTGGGGGTTATAGGGTGCTAAGCAGGCCGCAGTGAGAACTGTATCTCGTCTTCCTCTGAAGTGGAGGCCGAGAGAAGCGTCCAACTGCCTGATAGCCCAGGGCAAGGGCAGACCCAAGGAGAGGTCGATCTTGCAACGTAGGGAGATTCAGGTTACATCCACCCTTGCCTGAGCCCACTGTGTGTCTGTCTCGTAATATCGTTGAACCGTCAGTCTTCGTGGGAGACCCAATTCAGATTTCACCTATTTCCCAGGTGGAGCTGGCCCGACAGCCTCTGGGCgccccttctctctttttttaagtctCTCTGTTCTTTTTAAGTCTTTAGTATCTGTCATGGTGTCACATAGTTTCATAAGAtcgtttttctttttgaatatagACTGTTAACActgtaaacttctctcttagaactgcttttgctcagtctcatagctttgtgatGTGTTTTTGTCTGcagatattttctaattcccttttgatttctctttttaccCAGTGGTGGTTCAAGAGtgagagtgtgttgtttaattttcacttatttgtgaattttccagttttccttctgctgtcgatttctagtttcattctgttgtgttcagaaaagatgctttgtatgatttcaatcttttttgtTAGGACTTGTTTCGAAACCTAACATGctgtctatcctggagaatgtcctcagtgtgcttgagaagaatgtgtattctgctgctgtttagtggaatgttctgtatatgtatGTTTGGCCCTTTTGGCTTACAGCGTTGTTCATGTCCTCTacttccttattgatcttctgtctggatgttcGATTTATTATTGAAAATGGCTTTTGAAATCTccaaatattattgtgttactatttctcccttcagttctgtcaatatttgcttcatatatttggaTGCTCTGATATTGGTTGCATGTGTAATTGTTGTATCCTCGTcgtgaattgacccttttatcattatattacgtccttttaaaatctcttttgacAGTTTtgacttaaagtttattttgtctgatataagtagggccatctctgctctcttttggttaccttttgcatggaatatatttcagACTTTCACTTTCAGCCTACATGTTCCCTTACATCTAAAATGAGTTTTTTGTAaggcatatagttggatcttgtgggttttaaaaaatctattcagCCACTGTATGTATTTTGATTGGTGagtttaatccacttacatttaaaataattactgacagggaaggacttactattgccactttgttcattgttttctctctgtcttgtAGCTTTTGTGTCCCTTTTTACTCTTTTGCTGTCATCCCttgtgtttcattgattttcttctaTAGAGACATGCTTCAATTCCTTTGTCATTTTCTATTGTGTATAggtgttttctttgtggttattgTGGGGCTTACATAGAACATTTTATCatctattttaaactgataataaTTTCAATCTCATACAAAAGCTGCTCTTTTACTCCTCCCACCTTATGTTATTGATGTCACACTACATATTTTTGTTGTGTATCCATTAgcgtattttatagttttttgtctttgtcttttaacttctAAGCCAGAATTAAACCTGATTTACCCACCATCATTACAGTGTTACAGTATCCTGTGTTTGTCCTATATATACATTTACCAGTGAGCTTTATGCTTTCAAATGCTTTTGtgttactgtctagtgtcctttgtctcctttGGGTTTCTTCAATTTGGATGTCCATTTCTTTCCCcaaattggggaagtttttgaccattattccttcaaataagctttctgcccctttctctcttttttctccttctgggattcccatAATATTTGTATTGGTCTGCTTGATGATGTCCTATAAGTCCCTTAAGCatacttcactctttttcattctttttcttcctctgatcGGGTAGTTTCAAATAAActgtctttgagttcactgattcttctgcttgatcaagtATGCTATTTAACCCCTGTATTTTTCAATTTGGTCattcttcatctccaaaattttgtttttgttttttttttaatatttctcttcattgatattctcattttgttcttgcATTGTTTTCCTCAGTTCATTGAATATCTTGATGAcatttattttgagttatttgtCAGGTAATTCGTATACCTCTGTTTCCAGGGCTGGTTTCTggaagtttgttttatttctttgattaggCCTTGTTTTGCCATTTCTTCATGCACCTTGCAACTTTGTGCTTAGATCCATGCATTTGAAAAAACAACCACCTCTCCTAGTCTTTTTGGACTGACTTTGTACAAGGAAAGACCTTTGCCAATCGGTCCAGGTAGAGAATCTGGGGGCCTATCAAACCTTTTGTGTAGAAATGTCTTCTCTAGACTTGTGCACTGTAGATTCCCAATTAGAGGGATTTGCTGGCTTCTTTTTTCACGAGCTCATAATCTCTTGctccctctggtgtctctttATGGTACTACAGGTTCTCTGGAGCTGCCGCAAGCCTCCCAGCTCTCCTCAGCAGCCCCCAGGCTTCAGAGTATCCCAGGTCCCATGAGCGCTGCAGGTTGGCCGAGACGGAAACCAGTCCCTTGTGCAGCTCCTTGAAAAAGCAGGAGTTTTGGATACAtgctcctcctttctttccattgGCCTCTGTCGGCTGTACCACAGGtcctcagaagcagcagcaagCTGACCAGCTCTCTTTGGTTTTCAGAGGACCCCAAATATCTAGAGTATGCTGGGTCCTGTCAGTGCTCTGAGACAGGCAAGACAGAAGCCTTTCTCGCAGGCAGCTCCCCGAAAAGCTGGAACGTAGGACACACATTCTACCTCTTCCTCCCCAGGTAGAAGTCAGGAATTGGGGGttttcttctgcttgttttgTGCTAAGCCACAGGTAGGGACGATGGCGAGTGAGTGTATGCTAGTCCAAACCCTCACCTATTTCTCAGCAGCCCCCAACCTGGCATCTTTTCTGTCACACTTAGATTCAGACAAGACAGACACTAGTCGATCGGGCATCCCCCTGAAAGGCTGCATGTTGGGTGTATGtttcagtcttttctttccctcccagggagaagccaggagcTGAGAATTTTCTCCAGTTGCGCTGGGCTAAGCCAGGGCATAGGGGAGGGACTATGTTGAATGAGTACCATGAATTTTTCTTCCAGCTGCAGTGTAGCTGGCTTTGTGCTCACCTGAGGTTCAGGAGCCTCTTAGCTGGTTTCTGGATTTCTCATAAAGGGAATTGGTCGGTGTATTGTTGGGTAGTTTGTGTCTCCGTGGGAGAAGGAGAGTGTGGGACTTCCTGTTCCACCATCTTGCTGACGTCACCACCTTCTCATTGCgtctttttttatacatttttgtttttataaatttatttttttattttatttatttatttggctgtgttgggtcttcgtttctgtgcgagggctttctctagttgtggcaagtgggggccactcttcatcgcggtgcatgggcctcactatcgcagcctctcttattgcagagcacaagccccagacgtgcaggctcagtacttgtggctcacgggcccagttgctccgcggcatgtgggatcctcccagaccagtgctcgaacccgtgtcccctgcattggcaggcagattctcaaccactgcgccaccagggaagccctcgttgcATCTTGATAGTTTTTGCCCTTCTCTAGATTGGGAAACTTTGGGGAATTAGGGGCCATACCATCACCGTCTGCTCAGATTTTGACAGAGGCAGGTGATTAGAATGCAAACCATATTGTAAGAATTTTAAGGgaatgcaaaggaaagaaaaaatatttctgctgGAGAGGTTCTGGAAAGACACTGGTTAAGAACATGTTTGCAGTCATGGGTGGTTCCAGTCTTCACAGTAGTTACTGTTTGGGTGAACTTGATAAGTCATTCAGCCTctccgagcctcagcttcctaaGCTGTAAAGCGGGGACAGTATCAgcataacttctttttttttttattgaggtatagttgatttacagtattttataagtttcaggggtacaacGTAGTAGTTCACAATTTTTGAAGATTaaactccatttatagttattataaaatcaGCATAACTTCTTAAGGACTGAAGGAGATCAAATGCATTTTGCACCTAGTAAGTGTTGAGTGAATGACAAGGATGGTCGTCCTTGTTAAAAAGATgtttgtggggacttccctggtggtccggtggttaagattccgcacttccactgcagggggcgcaggttcgatccctggttggggaactaagatcccgcaggtcgaggccaaaaaaaaaaaacctgtgataTTTGTGACTTATTTGTTTTCAGGTGCTTGCTCTGTCAAGACGCCACCTGGTGTCTCCTTCGCTCAGAGTGACATCATTCAGACGCTGCTACAGAGGTGACAGCCCGACAGATTCCCAGAAGGACATGATTGAAATCCCTTTGCCTCCATGGCAGGAGCGAACTGATGAATCCATAGAAACCAAAAGGGCCCGGCTGCTCTATGAGAGCAGGAAGAGGGGGATGCTGGAAAACTGCATCCTTCTCAGGTAAGGGGATAGGAGTCGGGATAGCACTTCTCTTTGACCGGAGGCAAgcttttcaacttctttttctttcttgtttctagCCTCTTCGCGAAGGCACATCTGCACAACATGACAGAGAAACAACTGAACCTCTACGATCGCCTGATTAATGAACCCAGTAATGACTGGGATATTTACTACTGGGCTACAGGTACTAGGCATGATAAGCAACATAAGGTGAAAAATAGGATGACTTGGGCTGATTTGAGTCTGGAATGGTAtcctgggcattttttttttcttttatcatgtaGTAGACACTCAACCCAAACACTCTTCAGATTTTTCCAAAGCGTGCAAAATTTGTTTTATGAGGTAAGGTTCTTTGCAAGCAAAAGAAACCTATTCTATCTAACTTAAGCAAAAAAGGGAATTTAGTGGAATTGTATGGGAAGCTCCATACAAAACTTATCAAAGAGAAGGTTGAAGAAAACCAGGCCTGGAATGGAGTGGAATGAGACAGCTCAGGCTGCACAGCACGAGGTCTTCAGGAGTCTCACTCTGGCACCACCTTTGTGAGGAATGAATTCTCATTGTGTATAGTTAGGATTAGCTTTGGCTGTGAGTAAAAATACCCCAAACAATAATGGCTTAAAGAAGACAGAActatgtttctctttctcataacAGAAGTTCAGAGGTAGATCTCCAGAATGCACAGAGGGGTTTCAGAGTCACAAAGGCCAGATTCCTCCTGACTTGCTTTTCCTTCACCCTCCGCCTGTGTAGGGCTACCTCATGCCCCAGCATGGCTGCTGAGGCTCTATCTGTCATGTCCATATTTCAGCCAGGGAAAAAGGGTAGGAGAGTGCACCCCATTTTTTATGGATCCTTCTCAAGAAATTATACACCATAATTCCACTTATTTTCCACCTGCCACACTTTAGTCATATGGCTACACCTCAccataaggaagaaataatgtaGCCTATTCCACGTGCCCAGCTAAATTGGGGATCCTATTATCAAGGAAAAATGGGAGAATAGATATTAGGAGACATCTCATCCATTTCTGTCACTCTGCATCTCCTGTTTTTGTGTTTCCACTCACTATTTGTACCTTAAAATAGAAGCTGTTCTATAGGTTCCAAGTGTGAAGTGTGACAATACGGGGTCTAGAGGCTTATATAACCATTAGAAAGCCCACAGAGTGGGCTTTATAGAAAGccctggccctttatagaaaatatttgtccCTGACTTAGCATAGTGCATTTgacattcatccatgttgttgtatcagtagttcattctttttttttggctgcgttgggt
Protein-coding regions in this window:
- the SDHAF2 gene encoding succinate dehydrogenase assembly factor 2, mitochondrial — encoded protein: MAVAAVFPALPRVLALSRRHLVSPSLRVTSFRRCYRGDSPTDSQKDMIEIPLPPWQERTDESIETKRARLLYESRKRGMLENCILLSLFAKAHLHNMTEKQLNLYDRLINEPSNDWDIYYWATEAKPAPEIFENEVMALLRDFAKNKNREQRLRAPDLEYLFEKPH